A stretch of Gadus chalcogrammus isolate NIFS_2021 chromosome 9, NIFS_Gcha_1.0, whole genome shotgun sequence DNA encodes these proteins:
- the LOC130389194 gene encoding CMP-N-acetylneuraminate-beta-galactosamide-alpha-2,3-sialyltransferase 2-like: MAVGGPRPVRHAAAGQTPGLGRMESLGRGADQRSPLAVGAQALGERERRRRGRGGGVRCSRRACVLLSSLAVVFLTSLFFSVSLRGAVGFNYLEAPGWEESRRVKLVPSYAGARRPALPADSAGGGVVGPPKQRTCACPRCVGDPGVSDWFDENYEPDIAPVWTKDNIELPSDVYYWWVMLQPQFKPHSIHQVLLRLFQVCILLQCLSL, encoded by the exons ATGGCCGTGGGGGGGCCGCGTCCCGTCCGCCACGCTGCAGCGGGACAGACGCCCGGGCTGGGCCGCATGGAGTCCCTGGGGCGGGGGGCTGACCAGAGGAGCCCCCTGGCTGTCGGAGCTCAGGCCCTGg gggagcgagagaggaggaggagggggaggggggggggcgtgaggtGCTCCAGGAGAGCGTGCGTCCTGCTGAGCTCGCTGGCCGTGGTCTTCCTCACCTCGCTCTTCTTCTCCGTGTCGCTGCGCGGCGCCGTGGGCTTCAACTACCTGGAGGCGCCCGGCTGGGAGGAGTCCCGGCGGGTGAAGCTGGTGCCTAGCTACGCCGGCGCCCGGCGCCCGGCGCTGCCCGCCGACAGTGCCGGCGGCGGTGTCGTCGGCCCCCCCAAGCAGAGGACGTGCGCCTGCCCGCGCTGCGTGGGCGACCCGGGGGTCTCCGACTGGTTCGATGAGAACTACGAGCCGGACATCGCCCCGGTGTGGACCAAGGACAACATCGAGCTGCCCTCCGATGTGTACTACTGGTGGGTG ATGCTCCAGCCCCAGTTCAAGCCCCACAGTATCCACCAGGTGCTACTGAGGTTGTTCCAGGTATGTATATTACTCCAGTGCCTCTCTCTTTAA